One genomic segment of Blastopirellula marina includes these proteins:
- the lpxB gene encoding lipid-A-disaccharide synthase: protein MEIFFSVGEPSGDLHGANLIRALKSRRPDIKCVGYGGPKMAEAGCQLHEDLTRWAIMWFLRAILNLHNFIGLMLRANRYFREHKPDAVVLIDYPGFNWWIAGRAKAHGIPVFYYGTPQLWAWAEWRVNKMRRLVDHALCKLPFEEAWYRERDCNATYVGHPYFDELENQVLDTDFVRQQNENSTPLVTLLPGSRSQEVSSNLPVFLETAKKIKAEVPNVRFAIAAFNDKYAAAAFEHVLASGVEAEVHVDLTPELIHSATCCLACSGSVSLELLYHEKPSVVHYKISAFGHWVQSHFRKVKYITLVNLLSQNKLFYENGYYTYDPDAPGADEVVFPEYLTYRNRSDDMARRIAAWLKEPSSTRKTVEQLRALKQRVVGQGASSRGAEYILSHLAQEKRDGQSSKAA from the coding sequence ATGGAGATATTTTTCAGCGTCGGCGAACCGAGCGGCGACCTGCACGGTGCGAATTTAATTCGTGCCCTCAAGTCGCGCCGACCAGACATAAAATGCGTTGGTTACGGCGGGCCCAAGATGGCCGAAGCCGGTTGCCAACTTCACGAGGACCTGACGCGTTGGGCCATCATGTGGTTTCTGCGCGCCATCCTCAATCTGCACAACTTCATTGGCCTGATGCTGCGGGCCAATCGCTACTTTCGCGAACACAAGCCGGACGCAGTTGTTTTAATCGACTACCCAGGCTTCAACTGGTGGATTGCCGGCCGCGCTAAGGCGCACGGAATTCCGGTCTTCTACTATGGTACACCTCAGCTGTGGGCCTGGGCCGAGTGGCGCGTGAACAAGATGCGCCGCCTGGTCGATCACGCGCTGTGCAAGCTTCCGTTTGAAGAAGCCTGGTACCGCGAGCGAGACTGTAACGCGACCTACGTCGGACACCCTTACTTCGACGAACTGGAAAACCAGGTCCTCGATACCGACTTTGTCCGCCAGCAAAACGAGAACAGCACCCCTCTGGTCACGCTGCTGCCTGGCTCGCGTAGCCAGGAAGTCAGTTCGAATCTGCCGGTCTTTTTAGAGACGGCCAAGAAGATCAAAGCGGAAGTACCCAATGTTCGTTTCGCTATTGCGGCGTTTAACGACAAATACGCCGCAGCGGCCTTCGAACACGTTTTGGCTTCCGGCGTGGAAGCCGAGGTCCATGTGGACCTGACTCCGGAACTGATCCACAGCGCGACCTGCTGCCTGGCTTGCAGTGGCTCGGTTTCGCTGGAACTGCTGTACCATGAAAAGCCCTCGGTGGTGCACTACAAGATCAGCGCATTTGGTCATTGGGTGCAAAGCCATTTTCGCAAAGTCAAGTACATCACGCTGGTGAACCTGCTTTCGCAAAACAAATTGTTTTACGAGAACGGATATTACACGTACGACCCCGATGCCCCGGGAGCCGACGAGGTGGTCTTTCCTGAGTACCTGACCTACCGCAATCGCAGCGACGATATGGCTCGTCGCATTGCGGCCTGGCTGAAAGAGCCGAGCTCAACCCGCAAGACGGTCGAGCAGTTGCGTGCGTTGAAGCAGCGCGTCGTAGGCCAAGGAGCTTCGAGCCGAGGTGCAGAGTACATCCTGTCGCATCTGGCCCAAGAGAAGAGAGACGGACAAAGCTCGAAAGCAGCGTAA
- a CDS encoding DUF420 domain-containing protein codes for MNTISLIAQNAGFLPTRGSIMIDFVAAAMFGIILVLGVSIYLVRYRRMYQLHKWIQIVTGVVLLVAVTAFEVDVRFFTDWEALAAPSSFSSATVHGLLYFHLLFAIPTPLLWIYVIWHGLTKFPNPAEPSPYSQTHIFWARLAAIGMLLTAVTGWVFYYAAFVA; via the coding sequence ATGAACACGATATCGCTGATTGCACAGAACGCCGGATTTCTCCCGACCCGCGGCTCGATCATGATCGACTTCGTCGCCGCGGCGATGTTCGGCATTATCCTGGTGCTGGGGGTGAGCATTTACCTGGTGCGTTATCGCCGAATGTATCAGCTGCACAAGTGGATTCAGATTGTCACCGGCGTGGTGCTGCTGGTCGCCGTTACGGCGTTTGAAGTCGACGTGCGATTCTTTACCGACTGGGAAGCTCTAGCGGCACCCTCCAGCTTCAGCTCGGCGACCGTCCACGGCTTGCTTTACTTCCACTTGTTGTTTGCTATCCCGACGCCGCTACTGTGGATTTACGTCATCTGGCATGGACTCACGAAGTTTCCGAATCCAGCCGAACCAAGTCCCTACAGCCAGACTCATATCTTTTGGGCACGCCTGGCCGCGATCGGCATGCTGCTGACGGCGGTCACTGGGTGGGTATTCTACTACGCGGCGTTCGTGGCGTAG
- a CDS encoding sulfatase, with product MRCPFFAIFFTLLASTLFAADRPNILLFTADDLHAESLGVYGGKPEGLTPNLDKFAAESMKFNRAHVNAAICAPCRAIIATGRYSHRSGAMGFMPAREDVPDIVNTLQAAGYRAGILGKVGHSTPKKSMKWDYSFDQKDLGNGRNPQIYYERAKTFLKECQDAGKPFYFMVNSHDPHRPYCNPDKLTPGAAMPSKVYRAKDVDVPGFLPDLPGVRAELATYMNSTRRLDDTFGKVMQALEESGEADNTLVLFITDNGIAVPFAKCNTWFHSTHSPLLVRWPKHIKPGSIDDQHFVSVVDFFPTFVDVTKVAAPEGLDGRSFLPLLKGEGQEGREYVFTQIDSKAGGAAVPMRCVQSDNYGYIYNPFSDGEYYYRNNNEGMTMVAMNQAAKNDPAIQARVDLFRYRVPEEFYDLKNDPNCLNNLIDNPDYADKIKELQQQLVAQMKATEDPMLAAFVSRDDRATVDKVLTATYGNWKAKGKKPKK from the coding sequence ATGAGATGTCCATTCTTTGCAATATTCTTCACGCTTCTGGCCAGCACCCTCTTCGCTGCTGATCGTCCCAACATCCTGCTGTTCACTGCCGACGACCTGCATGCCGAGTCGCTGGGTGTGTACGGGGGAAAGCCGGAAGGGCTGACGCCGAATCTCGATAAGTTCGCGGCCGAGAGTATGAAGTTCAACCGGGCTCATGTGAACGCCGCTATCTGTGCTCCCTGTCGGGCGATCATCGCCACAGGTCGGTATAGCCATCGCTCGGGGGCGATGGGCTTCATGCCGGCGAGGGAAGACGTACCGGATATCGTCAACACACTGCAGGCCGCCGGCTATCGTGCCGGGATTCTCGGCAAGGTCGGGCACTCGACGCCGAAGAAGTCGATGAAGTGGGACTACAGCTTCGATCAGAAAGATCTGGGCAACGGCCGCAATCCTCAGATCTATTACGAGCGAGCCAAGACCTTTTTGAAAGAGTGTCAGGACGCCGGCAAACCGTTCTACTTCATGGTCAACTCGCACGATCCGCATCGCCCTTACTGTAATCCCGATAAGCTTACCCCAGGGGCCGCGATGCCTTCGAAGGTTTACCGGGCCAAAGATGTCGACGTGCCAGGTTTCCTACCGGACTTGCCAGGCGTACGTGCCGAGCTGGCAACCTACATGAACTCGACTCGTCGTCTGGACGACACGTTCGGCAAAGTGATGCAGGCCCTCGAAGAGTCCGGCGAAGCCGACAACACGCTGGTGCTGTTCATCACCGATAACGGCATCGCCGTTCCTTTCGCCAAGTGCAACACCTGGTTCCACAGCACGCACAGCCCGCTATTGGTGCGGTGGCCCAAGCATATCAAGCCAGGCTCGATCGACGATCAACACTTTGTTTCGGTGGTCGACTTCTTCCCAACGTTTGTCGACGTGACGAAAGTCGCCGCGCCGGAAGGGCTCGACGGGCGTTCGTTCCTGCCGCTACTCAAGGGGGAAGGGCAGGAGGGACGCGAGTATGTCTTCACGCAGATCGACTCGAAAGCAGGGGGAGCAGCCGTGCCGATGCGTTGCGTGCAGAGCGATAACTACGGCTACATCTACAATCCCTTCAGCGACGGTGAGTATTACTATCGCAACAACAACGAAGGAATGACGATGGTGGCCATGAACCAGGCCGCCAAGAACGACCCTGCCATCCAGGCCCGCGTCGACTTGTTCCGCTATCGTGTGCCGGAAGAGTTTTATGATTTGAAGAATGACCCCAACTGTCTCAATAATTTGATCGACAACCCTGACTACGCCGATAAGATCAAAGAGCTACAACAGCAACTGGTCGCGCAGATGAAAGCGACCGAAGATCCCATGCTGGCCGCGTTTGTCAGCCGCGATGATCGCGCCACGGTCGATAAGGTGCTGACCGCGACTTACGGCAATTGGAAAGCTAAGGGAAAGAAACCCAAAAAGTAA
- a CDS encoding lactate/malate dehydrogenase family protein: MKITIVGTGRVGAAIAFAATINPMASELLLLNRTRDTAEGEAIDLSHATATQNSSMRIRAGDIADSAGSDVIIFTASVPYGDPNRKRLELASDNLAILKHWIPPLAEASPGAIIIMVSNPVDAMTYAALKLSGFPPHRVLGTGTLLDSVRYRAMLSTELEIHADDIRAYILGEHGDTQFAAHSLSVTGGERFYPSDMSRRLFEKTVKIGYEVSRLKGHTSYGIALGTMMILDSIVYDLRHTMPVSVLIEETFGVNDVCLSLPAVIGRRGVTRVLRPPLSEEEQAAFQRSGEAVGQCIRSMGTIMEDRK, from the coding sequence ATGAAAATCACCATCGTCGGTACTGGTCGTGTCGGAGCAGCGATCGCCTTCGCGGCCACCATAAATCCAATGGCCAGCGAACTGCTGCTGTTGAACCGCACACGGGACACGGCCGAAGGGGAAGCGATCGATCTTTCGCATGCCACGGCCACGCAAAACAGCAGCATGCGAATTCGGGCAGGCGATATCGCTGATTCCGCCGGTTCCGATGTGATCATCTTTACCGCGTCGGTTCCCTACGGCGATCCCAATCGCAAACGTTTGGAACTGGCCAGCGATAACCTGGCGATTCTCAAGCACTGGATTCCTCCACTGGCCGAGGCCAGCCCCGGGGCGATCATCATCATGGTCAGCAACCCGGTCGATGCGATGACCTACGCGGCGCTGAAGCTCTCTGGCTTTCCGCCTCATCGCGTGCTTGGTACCGGAACGCTGCTGGATAGCGTTCGCTACCGGGCCATGCTTTCGACCGAGCTCGAAATCCATGCCGACGACATCCGGGCGTATATCTTGGGGGAACATGGCGACACGCAGTTCGCCGCGCATTCGCTATCGGTAACGGGTGGCGAGCGTTTCTACCCGAGCGATATGTCACGCCGCTTATTCGAGAAGACCGTGAAGATCGGCTACGAAGTGTCGCGGCTCAAAGGGCACACTAGCTACGGTATTGCCCTCGGGACGATGATGATCCTGGACAGTATCGTCTACGACCTGCGTCACACGATGCCTGTTAGCGTGTTGATTGAAGAGACCTTCGGCGTCAACGACGTTTGCTTGAGCCTGCCGGCGGTGATCGGTCGGCGAGGGGTGACTCGCGTGCTGAGGCCACCCCTTTCGGAAGAGGAGCAAGCCGCGTTTCAGCGCAGCGGGGAAGCGGTTGGCCAGTGCATCCGCAGTATGGGCACAATCATGGAAGATCGAAAATAA
- a CDS encoding DcaP family trimeric outer membrane transporter, translating into MLHQFQTAHPATAGRSWVLCLVMGVVWISASYLRADDWFRDADEAYPSVTANFGYQLAYPVSGHSPPGEVTLASHFQPVVTSASANLQPTELIPPQPPKLLPVSAKFFQEEPETVDPVLQNFTDQAFMSESRHLDVGFDFYSAPSFDDGLIIYGDNVAMKIGGYVKADFIYDFDPIDSTDSFDTTTIPVGAPPRTNSRFHARQTRLSFDTRWRAMNDQTVRIYVEGDFFSQNDQFRLRHAYGESGHLLVGRTFTTFTDTSAAPATLDFEGSVSSVNRRQAQARWTTFFLREDIELAVAVEDTRFIIDAPMGVMGESRSPSPDFVGHLRWDKEWGQFQVASLHRIGGFQPDGREMIKRYAWGFNFTGAMLVQPSTKAYYQIVFGDGIGSYRGLPDAAPLSATQSDLLGMLGWMVGVTHDWNDEWSSNFTYAENTLDNLPGQVSTDVHETTYLAVNLIWQPSDRIRIGTEYLYGIRENINGEIGAANRLQTSFIFDLP; encoded by the coding sequence ATGCTTCACCAATTCCAAACCGCGCATCCTGCCACGGCAGGCAGAAGCTGGGTCCTGTGCCTGGTTATGGGAGTGGTTTGGATATCCGCCAGTTACCTTCGCGCCGATGACTGGTTCCGTGATGCGGACGAGGCGTATCCCAGCGTTACAGCCAACTTCGGGTATCAGCTAGCCTATCCGGTTTCGGGCCATTCTCCACCGGGCGAGGTGACGTTGGCTTCGCACTTTCAGCCGGTTGTGACGTCGGCTTCCGCGAATTTACAGCCTACGGAATTGATACCTCCCCAGCCTCCGAAGTTGCTGCCAGTTTCTGCGAAGTTCTTCCAGGAAGAACCGGAGACTGTCGATCCCGTACTGCAGAACTTTACAGACCAAGCGTTCATGAGTGAGTCACGCCATCTTGATGTTGGCTTCGACTTTTACTCGGCCCCCTCCTTCGATGATGGATTGATCATCTACGGAGACAACGTTGCCATGAAGATTGGCGGGTACGTGAAAGCTGACTTCATCTACGACTTCGATCCGATCGACTCGACCGACTCTTTCGACACGACAACGATCCCGGTTGGTGCACCGCCGCGGACAAACTCGCGATTCCATGCCCGGCAAACGCGTTTGAGTTTCGACACGCGCTGGCGGGCGATGAACGATCAAACGGTGCGAATCTACGTAGAAGGGGACTTCTTCAGCCAAAACGACCAGTTTCGCTTGCGTCATGCCTATGGCGAGTCTGGCCATTTGCTGGTTGGGCGAACGTTCACCACGTTTACTGATACATCGGCAGCCCCAGCGACGCTCGACTTCGAAGGTTCGGTCTCGTCGGTCAATCGCCGCCAGGCCCAGGCCCGCTGGACCACGTTCTTCCTGCGAGAAGATATCGAGTTGGCAGTTGCGGTCGAAGACACACGTTTCATTATCGACGCTCCGATGGGAGTCATGGGGGAATCGCGATCTCCTTCTCCCGACTTCGTCGGGCACTTGCGGTGGGACAAAGAGTGGGGGCAATTCCAAGTCGCGTCACTCCACCGTATCGGAGGCTTTCAGCCTGACGGCCGAGAGATGATCAAGCGTTATGCCTGGGGCTTCAATTTCACCGGGGCCATGCTCGTACAACCCAGCACCAAAGCTTACTACCAGATTGTTTTCGGTGACGGTATCGGAAGCTATCGCGGCCTGCCAGATGCGGCCCCCCTTTCAGCAACCCAAAGCGATCTGCTGGGCATGCTCGGCTGGATGGTAGGGGTAACGCACGACTGGAATGATGAGTGGAGCTCGAACTTCACCTATGCGGAAAACACCCTGGACAATCTACCAGGACAAGTAAGCACCGATGTTCATGAAACGACCTACCTGGCCGTTAACCTGATCTGGCAGCCATCTGATCGTATTCGGATCGGTACAGAGTACCTGTACGGTATTCGCGAGAATATCAACGGCGAGATTGGTGCCGCCAATCGCTTGCAGACGTCGTTTATTTTCGATCTTCCATGA
- a CDS encoding cupin domain-containing protein, whose translation MNWFARPWMISLGLVVMGGLSLVWAHDPGGPLKVTVLAKSVDAWDGKPLPAYPKGQPEITILRIVIPAGSKTPLHLHTVINAGVLLKGELDVHMENGQTKKLKAGDSLIEVVEKPHWGENNGESDAEIIVFYAGVQGEKVTRELEDHDHPSGL comes from the coding sequence ATGAACTGGTTCGCACGCCCCTGGATGATTTCTCTTGGACTGGTCGTGATGGGTGGACTGAGCCTGGTTTGGGCACACGATCCGGGTGGGCCATTAAAAGTGACCGTTCTAGCCAAGTCGGTCGATGCCTGGGATGGCAAGCCGCTGCCGGCCTATCCCAAGGGGCAACCAGAGATCACTATTCTGCGGATCGTCATTCCCGCGGGATCGAAAACACCGCTGCACTTGCACACTGTGATCAACGCTGGCGTTCTGCTAAAGGGAGAACTCGACGTTCACATGGAGAACGGCCAGACGAAGAAGCTCAAGGCCGGCGACTCGCTGATTGAAGTGGTCGAGAAGCCGCACTGGGGAGAGAACAACGGCGAGAGCGATGCCGAGATCATCGTCTTTTACGCCGGCGTGCAAGGCGAGAAGGTTACCCGTGAATTGGAAGACCACGATCACCCGTCGGGGCTCTAA
- a CDS encoding PIG-L deacetylase family protein has product MLISHRNALVLGAILLLLFGLNPALVHAQTTSDTEADTGKKLRIICFGAHPDDAEYKSGGCAIKWAQQGHLVKLVSVTNGDIGHWQMSGGELAQRRAAESAEVARRIGVVSEVLDIHDGELMPTLENRRKITRLIRDWKADIVISHRPWDYHPDHRNVGVLVQDAAFMVMVPYFCPDTPALKANPVFLYSSDRFQKPYPFRPDVAVSLDDVFEQKVDALMALESQIFEGGALGSPEFVASVPPASQPELRRKYLHDRWVNRQGGEAKQYRGLLQQWYGEELGNKIQFAETFEVCEYGRQPTPEELRELFPFFPEK; this is encoded by the coding sequence ATGCTCATCTCCCACCGAAACGCTCTCGTCCTGGGGGCTATTCTGTTGCTGTTGTTTGGCCTGAACCCTGCCTTGGTGCATGCTCAGACAACTTCCGATACCGAGGCCGACACCGGCAAGAAGCTCCGCATCATTTGCTTTGGTGCCCATCCGGATGATGCCGAATACAAAAGTGGCGGGTGCGCGATCAAGTGGGCCCAGCAAGGGCATCTTGTGAAATTGGTTTCGGTAACCAACGGTGATATCGGCCACTGGCAGATGTCTGGCGGAGAACTGGCCCAGCGCCGGGCGGCTGAGTCCGCAGAAGTTGCCCGGCGAATAGGTGTCGTCTCTGAAGTGCTCGACATTCACGATGGCGAACTCATGCCGACGCTGGAAAACCGCCGTAAGATCACGCGTCTGATTCGCGACTGGAAAGCCGATATCGTGATCAGCCATCGCCCGTGGGACTATCATCCCGATCACCGCAATGTGGGCGTGCTCGTGCAGGACGCGGCCTTCATGGTGATGGTACCGTACTTTTGCCCTGATACGCCGGCGTTGAAAGCGAACCCGGTCTTTCTTTATTCAAGTGATCGCTTTCAGAAACCGTACCCCTTCCGCCCTGACGTGGCAGTCTCGTTGGACGACGTGTTCGAGCAGAAAGTCGATGCGTTGATGGCCTTGGAATCGCAAATCTTTGAAGGGGGCGCACTGGGCAGCCCCGAGTTCGTCGCGAGCGTTCCACCGGCATCTCAACCGGAACTGCGCCGCAAGTACCTGCACGATCGCTGGGTGAATCGCCAAGGGGGCGAAGCCAAGCAGTATCGCGGTCTGCTGCAGCAGTGGTACGGAGAAGAACTCGGCAACAAGATTCAGTTCGCCGAGACGTTTGAAGTTTGCGAATACGGCCGCCAGCCAACCCCAGAAGAACTGCGCGAGCTATTCCCGTTCTTCCCTGAGAAGTAA
- a CDS encoding imm11 family protein, with product MLYKLEDDVDTYGGFFWEDKSNYMATISSEPLGAKWKPPAIVGQNGLPKKMLKLGPPDFASVSPGMYLLKPQVYEALQPLWHAAGETFQAETSRGPYLLFHVTREIDCLDHTQCKFAYADEEQTRIGYVKQYKFHDEAIQGSNLFRIPETYKLESFASQQVKDIVQAAGFTGFFFEKIRWSE from the coding sequence ATGTTGTACAAACTCGAAGACGACGTCGACACGTACGGAGGATTCTTCTGGGAAGATAAGTCCAACTATATGGCGACCATCTCATCCGAACCGTTGGGGGCCAAATGGAAGCCGCCTGCAATCGTCGGGCAAAATGGCCTGCCGAAAAAAATGCTGAAGCTAGGTCCCCCAGACTTCGCCAGTGTGAGTCCCGGCATGTACTTGTTGAAGCCGCAAGTCTACGAAGCACTTCAGCCCCTTTGGCATGCTGCCGGCGAAACCTTCCAGGCCGAGACCAGCCGGGGGCCTTACCTGCTGTTTCATGTCACGCGCGAAATCGATTGCTTGGATCACACCCAATGTAAATTTGCCTATGCGGACGAAGAGCAAACCAGGATCGGGTACGTGAAACAATACAAGTTTCACGACGAAGCGATTCAGGGAAGCAACCTGTTCCGAATCCCGGAAACGTACAAGCTCGAGTCATTCGCATCTCAGCAAGTGAAAGACATCGTTCAGGCCGCAGGATTCACCGGCTTCTTCTTTGAAAAGATCCGCTGGTCGGAGTAA
- a CDS encoding glucoamylase family protein: protein MKRRTFLAAGLSLPWVISGALPRRAYSEPIADSPGYDLRGEAFVRDMQRRCYRYFLEAVDPKTQLVADRAAADGSDYSRHASSAACGFGLASHAIAAQYEWAPREEIQNRVRTMLRSLKEIAAHERGFLYHFFDIKTGERMLRSEASSVDTALMLAGAMTASVAFQNDSEIGSLADELYNRVEWSWLLGENGCLHMGYLPEIGILPHQWDQFSEHLILSLLAIGAPANAVPPSSWDAWRREPVLNFNGQEFLSYPPLFVHQYPMAFFDFQHYRAPSGRSFWNNAQIAHHAHVDFLTKLGEKYPQRMGHYGTDLWGITSSDSQYGYRDWGGPYKNDRIEPDREIDGTIVPSAAAGALAVMPREALHTLEFQKARFGEKIYGHYGFVNAYNPASGWVNSDVIGIDTGISLVMAENMLTGGLWNLFMQHPAAQRGLKLAGFTPTGTTVLTSSP from the coding sequence GTGAAGCGTCGTACTTTCCTCGCGGCCGGCCTCTCGCTTCCTTGGGTGATCAGTGGAGCCCTGCCGCGCAGGGCATACTCCGAACCTATCGCCGATTCGCCTGGTTACGATCTGCGGGGAGAAGCTTTCGTCCGCGATATGCAGCGGCGCTGTTACCGGTACTTTCTTGAAGCGGTCGATCCCAAGACGCAGTTGGTTGCCGACCGTGCGGCGGCCGACGGAAGCGATTACAGCCGGCATGCCAGTAGTGCGGCTTGCGGTTTCGGACTGGCCTCGCACGCGATCGCTGCGCAGTACGAGTGGGCACCTCGCGAAGAGATCCAGAACCGCGTGCGGACCATGCTGCGTTCGCTTAAAGAGATCGCCGCGCACGAAAGGGGATTCCTCTACCACTTCTTCGATATCAAAACCGGCGAGCGGATGCTGCGCAGCGAAGCATCGTCGGTCGATACGGCCTTGATGCTGGCCGGAGCGATGACCGCTTCGGTCGCGTTCCAGAACGACTCCGAAATCGGATCGCTTGCCGACGAGCTTTACAACCGTGTCGAGTGGTCGTGGCTATTGGGAGAAAACGGTTGTCTACACATGGGCTACCTGCCCGAGATCGGCATCTTGCCGCATCAGTGGGATCAATTCAGCGAGCATCTGATTCTGTCGCTGTTGGCCATCGGTGCTCCTGCCAACGCAGTCCCTCCGTCGAGTTGGGATGCCTGGCGACGCGAGCCGGTATTGAACTTCAACGGCCAGGAGTTCCTCAGCTACCCGCCGCTGTTCGTGCATCAGTACCCGATGGCGTTCTTCGATTTCCAGCATTACCGCGCCCCCAGTGGTCGTAGTTTCTGGAACAACGCGCAGATCGCCCATCACGCCCACGTCGACTTCCTGACGAAACTGGGCGAGAAGTATCCTCAACGCATGGGGCACTACGGCACCGACCTGTGGGGCATCACCAGCAGCGACAGCCAGTACGGTTACCGCGATTGGGGCGGCCCCTACAAGAACGACCGCATCGAGCCCGATCGAGAAATCGACGGCACGATCGTCCCCAGTGCCGCAGCCGGCGCACTGGCCGTGATGCCGCGCGAAGCCCTGCACACGCTCGAGTTCCAGAAGGCACGCTTTGGCGAAAAGATCTACGGCCACTACGGCTTCGTCAACGCCTACAATCCGGCTAGTGGCTGGGTCAATTCGGATGTGATCGGTATCGACACCGGCATCAGTTTGGTGATGGCCGAGAACATGCTGACCGGCGGCCTGTGGAACCTCTTCATGCAGCACCCGGCTGCCCAGCGCGGTTTGAAACTGGCTGGGTTTACGCCGACCGGGACGACGGTTCTCACCAGTAGCCCGTAG
- a CDS encoding class I SAM-dependent methyltransferase — MTGQNEFSARLANLEKQVELTESYFSRAYWSNLDRIYRLSLPGRMIRCIICDFTQEWGAWKKRLDTCQFGGGELERYECPKCECVFGAQKYLDLEEAFVDLDYRVLYSRYAEGDSTSNEIKTFRSLNPTSEGLYLDWGCGGLWSKTVSTLRSEGYDIWGFEPSAQTSGDFIVNDQSLISTQFNGIFSNNVIEHFREPIEQFRYFHSILKPDGVMAHSSPCYEWSYAFTRFHTLFLLGKSPHVLAERTGFKVQDQVQDGEYINYVFVRT, encoded by the coding sequence ATGACGGGTCAGAACGAGTTTTCCGCAAGGTTGGCCAACCTAGAGAAACAAGTCGAGTTGACTGAAAGTTACTTCAGCAGGGCCTATTGGTCGAACCTTGACCGCATTTACCGACTGAGCTTACCGGGCAGGATGATTAGGTGCATCATCTGTGACTTTACTCAAGAATGGGGAGCCTGGAAGAAACGGTTAGACACCTGCCAATTCGGAGGCGGTGAACTCGAGAGGTACGAATGTCCAAAATGTGAATGCGTTTTTGGTGCCCAGAAATACCTTGACTTGGAAGAAGCGTTTGTCGATCTCGACTATCGAGTGCTCTATTCCAGGTACGCCGAAGGTGACTCTACGAGCAATGAAATCAAGACTTTCCGGTCGCTGAATCCCACAAGTGAAGGATTGTATTTAGACTGGGGATGCGGTGGTCTTTGGAGCAAGACCGTCTCAACGCTCAGATCCGAAGGCTATGACATTTGGGGGTTCGAACCAAGCGCACAGACTTCTGGTGATTTTATTGTTAATGACCAAAGTCTAATCTCCACTCAATTTAACGGGATATTTTCAAACAACGTTATTGAGCATTTTCGTGAGCCAATTGAACAGTTCCGGTATTTCCATTCCATCCTCAAGCCCGATGGAGTCATGGCACACTCATCACCGTGTTATGAGTGGAGCTATGCGTTCACTCGTTTTCACACTTTGTTTCTGCTTGGAAAATCTCCACATGTCCTGGCAGAGCGGACCGGATTTAAGGTCCAGGATCAGGTTCAAGATGGTGAGTACATAAATTACGTATTTGTTCGCACGTAG
- a CDS encoding PolC-type DNA polymerase III, whose translation MSIGISSHRIADTPLAIIDFETTGLVPGFDRVVEMSVVRVDPGKDPVVVYDTLINPGRAMGATEIHGITDEDVENAPFFDDVAGELLAATKDCVIAAYNVYFDIKFLNFELTNAGVAHVPPHLCLMYLRTMLGLGARCKLDVACREHLIEYSATHKAADDALAAGQLFAVYRNEIEKRGINTFGDLARLKKYKFNDSFQYTPFPSPEKFGLRRFNGALSRAGYSIEVDPTRQALSAYWDTLKSILADLEVSEEEFVQAISVRKEAGLKKEQIRMLHAKAFSGVIAQFIDDQWLDDRETLKLRKLHQCLSKLGWAPGE comes from the coding sequence ATGAGTATCGGTATATCTTCTCATCGTATCGCGGATACACCACTTGCTATCATCGATTTCGAAACGACGGGGCTAGTGCCTGGCTTCGATCGAGTAGTGGAAATGTCAGTAGTACGAGTTGACCCCGGTAAAGATCCGGTTGTCGTCTATGACACGCTGATCAACCCTGGTCGAGCGATGGGGGCGACGGAAATTCATGGTATCACGGATGAAGACGTCGAGAATGCACCCTTCTTTGATGATGTCGCTGGAGAATTACTTGCCGCCACCAAGGACTGCGTTATTGCTGCGTATAACGTTTACTTCGATATCAAGTTTCTTAACTTTGAACTCACCAATGCTGGCGTTGCCCACGTTCCACCACATCTCTGCCTGATGTATCTCCGCACGATGCTCGGTCTAGGGGCACGCTGCAAATTAGACGTCGCGTGCCGCGAGCATCTGATTGAGTATTCTGCGACCCATAAAGCCGCGGATGACGCATTGGCTGCAGGGCAATTGTTTGCCGTTTATCGCAATGAAATCGAAAAGCGTGGCATCAACACGTTCGGTGATTTAGCCCGGCTGAAAAAGTATAAGTTCAACGATAGCTTTCAATACACTCCATTTCCGAGCCCTGAAAAATTTGGGCTTCGTCGTTTCAACGGCGCTCTTTCACGAGCTGGCTACAGCATCGAAGTCGACCCAACACGCCAAGCACTCTCTGCCTACTGGGATACACTGAAATCGATCTTGGCTGATTTGGAAGTCTCTGAGGAAGAGTTTGTTCAGGCGATTTCGGTGCGAAAAGAAGCCGGACTTAAGAAAGAGCAGATTCGCATGTTGCACGCGAAGGCATTCTCCGGAGTTATCGCTCAGTTTATCGACGATCAGTGGTTGGATGATCGAGAAACGTTGAAACTAAGAAAGCTGCATCAATGTCTGTCGAAATTGGGGTGGGCACCTGGGGAGTAG